Proteins from one Calditrichota bacterium genomic window:
- a CDS encoding DUF1003 domain-containing protein yields MKKLHFPRPFNHQHPPVRNVNEIFEEQLTFGQRAADSVARFVGTWKFIIIQTIILAIWVTLNVVAWIHHWDPYPFILMNLTLSFQAAYTAPLIMMSQNRQAEHDRIEAHNDYLINQKSEKEIKIILEHLAAQNEALAELHKMVLEVKEQKEGQ; encoded by the coding sequence TTGAAAAAATTACACTTTCCCAGGCCATTCAATCACCAGCACCCGCCAGTGAGAAACGTGAATGAAATTTTCGAAGAACAACTCACTTTTGGTCAGCGAGCGGCGGACTCCGTCGCTCGTTTTGTAGGGACGTGGAAATTTATCATCATTCAGACGATTATTCTGGCAATCTGGGTCACTTTGAACGTTGTCGCCTGGATTCATCACTGGGATCCTTATCCGTTTATTCTCATGAATTTGACTTTGTCGTTTCAAGCGGCTTATACAGCACCATTGATCATGATGAGCCAGAATCGCCAGGCAGAACACGACCGCATCGAAGCCCACAACGATTATTTAATTAATCAGAAATCAGAAAAAGAAATCAAAATTATATTAGAGCATCTCGCTGCGCAGAATGAGGCATTGGCTGAATTGCATAAAATGGTTTTGGAAGTGAAAGAACAAAAAGAGGGTCAGTAG